Proteins from a genomic interval of Oceanispirochaeta crateris:
- the ilvC gene encoding ketol-acid reductoisomerase, which translates to MNYFNTLSLRKKLDQLGTCSLISRSEFDGVEKLKGKKVVIIGCGAQGLNQGLNMRDSGLDVSYTLREAAIKEKRQSYINASENGFKVGVYDEMIPTADLVLNLTPDKQHSAVVNAVMPLMKKDAALAYSHGFNIIEEGMQIRKDLTVLMVAPKSPGSEVREEYKRGFGVPTLIAVHPENDPNGDGLEIAKAYAAATGGHKAGVLLSSFTAEVKSDLMGEQTILCGMLQAGSLMCFDKMVEKGIDSSYASKLIQYGWETITEALKHGGITNMMDRLSNPAKIRAFEEAEEMKKIMRPLFEKHMDDIMEGNFSAGMMEDWAAGDKDLLKWRDETGQSNFEKTAAGSMEISEQEYFDHGILMIAMVKAGVELAFEVMTYSGIKEESAYYESLHELPLIANLISRKKLYEMNKVISDTAEYGCYLFANAAIPLLSDYMKSVDTDLIGKGLGSSNQVDNLTLIQVNDAIRNHPIETIGVKLRGFMTEMKSLN; encoded by the coding sequence ATGAATTATTTCAATACACTTTCCCTTAGAAAGAAACTGGATCAGCTGGGAACCTGCAGCTTGATCTCAAGGTCAGAATTTGACGGCGTAGAAAAGCTGAAAGGCAAGAAAGTAGTCATCATCGGCTGCGGAGCCCAGGGTTTGAACCAGGGCTTGAATATGAGAGATAGCGGTCTGGATGTGTCCTATACACTCAGAGAAGCGGCTATCAAGGAGAAAAGACAATCCTATATCAATGCCAGTGAAAATGGCTTTAAAGTCGGGGTATATGATGAAATGATCCCCACAGCCGATCTGGTTTTGAACCTGACTCCCGACAAACAGCATAGTGCGGTGGTCAATGCAGTTATGCCCTTAATGAAAAAAGATGCCGCTCTGGCCTATTCTCATGGATTTAACATCATTGAAGAAGGAATGCAGATCAGAAAAGACCTGACGGTTCTGATGGTGGCACCCAAGTCTCCCGGTTCTGAAGTCCGTGAGGAGTACAAAAGAGGATTCGGAGTACCTACACTCATCGCTGTACACCCTGAAAACGACCCCAACGGAGACGGCCTTGAAATCGCAAAAGCATATGCCGCGGCCACAGGCGGTCATAAAGCGGGGGTCCTGCTATCATCCTTCACAGCAGAAGTAAAATCCGACCTGATGGGAGAGCAGACAATACTCTGCGGTATGCTTCAGGCTGGTTCACTTATGTGTTTTGATAAAATGGTAGAAAAAGGAATTGATTCCTCATATGCCTCCAAGCTGATCCAGTACGGATGGGAAACGATTACTGAAGCTCTTAAACACGGCGGTATCACAAATATGATGGACAGACTCAGCAATCCTGCAAAGATCAGAGCCTTCGAAGAAGCTGAGGAAATGAAAAAGATCATGCGTCCCCTGTTTGAAAAACATATGGACGATATCATGGAAGGAAATTTTTCCGCTGGCATGATGGAAGACTGGGCCGCCGGAGACAAAGACCTGCTTAAATGGCGTGATGAGACGGGACAATCCAACTTTGAGAAAACCGCAGCAGGTTCTATGGAAATCAGCGAACAGGAATATTTTGACCACGGGATACTCATGATAGCCATGGTCAAAGCCGGTGTTGAATTGGCCTTTGAGGTAATGACATATTCAGGAATTAAGGAAGAATCAGCCTATTATGAATCTCTCCATGAACTGCCCTTGATTGCCAACCTAATCAGCCGTAAAAAATTGTATGAAATGAATAAAGTCATCTCTGATACAGCAGAATATGGATGCTATCTCTTTGCCAATGCGGCAATTCCCCTGCTGTCAGACTATATGAAGAGTGTCGACACAGATCTGATCGGAAAAGGATTAGGATCTTCAAACCAGGTTGATAACCTCACCCTTATCCAGGTGAACGATGCCATCCGCAATCATCCGATTGAAACCATTGGTGTCAAACTCCGTGGTTTTATGACTGAAATGAAATCTTTAAACTGA
- a CDS encoding BamA/TamA family outer membrane protein gives MNNHPRLLITTLVLFIATTAHASEEILIQDIQFHGLVRTNEKTAQKIILPVSKGEAFTEVTEELIIQELRKAGIFNPEIRVESEIIGKVAFIDIFVKDRWTLIPIPIFSFSNDGSWNVGVLGIESNLLGRYKTLGLGFFYGSDGWSLLNIYSDPNFLGSDIRFTTGLSLGLDKTEDQTPEEETIRDYSADKTKISLGMSVPVSESFSFGGKWSFNRSIHLENNSGAAPVDDFSSTGIQGSLKWEQLYYDIPFEYGFLASSGLGWNWGLDDTKDYPQIEGKVKWALNPFYKHQLALIAHSAWSRDLPPQEQFRLGGRPGSLVLPMGKIAAQEYWSSSASYSIPAWSFKGGTLALKGFYDMGAYKSDLEETNFFHGPGMGIELFINDLAIPAIQMNIAWNLETGLYQFSAGVGMGGGE, from the coding sequence ATGAATAATCATCCCCGACTCCTGATAACGACCTTAGTTTTGTTCATCGCAACCACCGCACATGCCTCAGAAGAAATATTGATTCAGGACATACAGTTTCACGGCCTGGTCAGGACAAATGAAAAAACGGCACAAAAAATCATACTCCCCGTCAGCAAAGGAGAAGCTTTCACAGAGGTAACGGAAGAACTGATCATTCAAGAATTGAGAAAAGCAGGAATTTTTAATCCGGAGATCAGAGTTGAATCTGAGATCATTGGGAAAGTAGCCTTTATTGACATATTTGTCAAAGACCGGTGGACCCTGATACCCATCCCGATATTTTCATTTAGCAATGATGGTTCATGGAATGTGGGGGTATTAGGGATCGAAAGCAATCTGCTAGGAAGATACAAGACTCTGGGCTTAGGTTTTTTCTACGGCTCTGACGGCTGGTCATTACTCAATATTTACAGTGACCCCAACTTCCTGGGAAGTGATATACGGTTCACAACAGGCCTTTCCCTGGGGCTGGATAAAACAGAAGATCAAACACCCGAAGAAGAGACAATCAGAGACTACAGTGCGGACAAAACAAAAATTTCCCTGGGAATGAGTGTCCCAGTATCCGAGTCATTCTCCTTTGGTGGAAAATGGAGCTTCAACCGCTCCATTCATCTTGAAAACAACAGCGGAGCCGCCCCGGTAGATGATTTTTCCAGCACAGGAATTCAAGGCTCGTTAAAATGGGAACAACTGTACTATGACATTCCCTTTGAATATGGATTTTTGGCAAGCAGCGGGTTGGGATGGAACTGGGGGCTTGATGATACAAAGGACTACCCTCAAATTGAAGGAAAGGTGAAATGGGCGCTCAATCCTTTTTATAAACATCAACTGGCTCTGATTGCCCATTCGGCATGGTCCAGAGATCTTCCACCACAGGAACAGTTCAGACTGGGAGGAAGACCCGGTTCTCTTGTTTTGCCCATGGGGAAAATCGCAGCCCAAGAGTACTGGAGCAGTTCTGCCTCTTACAGTATTCCTGCCTGGTCATTCAAAGGGGGTACATTGGCTCTCAAGGGTTTCTATGACATGGGAGCCTACAAGTCAGATTTGGAAGAAACCAACTTTTTTCATGGCCCGGGAATGGGGATAGAACTCTTTATCAACGACCTTGCCATACCGGCTATACAGATGAACATCGCCTGGAATCTTGAGACCGGGCTCTATCAATTCAGTGCCGGCGTCGGCATGGGAGGCGGGGAATAA
- a CDS encoding ABC transporter ATP-binding protein: MAEVILKDITKIYDGGVKAVDKANIHIKDQEFVVLVGPSGCGKSTTLRMVAGLEDISDGELLIDGKRMNEEAPKDRDIAMVFQNYALYPHMSVYDNMAFGLKIRKYPKADIESRVKEAAQILDIEELLERKPKALSGGQRQRVAVGRAIVRKPKVFLFDEPLSNLDAKLRVQMRAEIGALHSRLSATMIYVTHDQIEAMTMGDKIVVMKGGIIQQIGSPLKLYNEPINRFVAGFIGSPPMNVAVAKVTEENGKIVVSEEGIKVTIDDNRMETLKAYVGKELLMGIRPEDLNFTTTPVENNMSAKVVVVEPLGNETQLHINTGSHTFTTKNDPTISVKVGDTVNFTPRLEKLHFFDLETERSLFFTED; encoded by the coding sequence ATGGCCGAAGTAATCTTGAAAGATATCACCAAAATATATGATGGTGGTGTTAAAGCGGTGGATAAGGCCAATATCCACATTAAAGATCAGGAATTTGTAGTCCTGGTAGGACCTTCAGGTTGTGGTAAGTCTACAACACTGAGAATGGTAGCGGGATTGGAAGACATCAGCGATGGTGAACTTTTGATCGATGGAAAGAGAATGAATGAAGAAGCGCCAAAAGACAGGGATATCGCAATGGTATTCCAGAATTATGCGCTCTATCCCCATATGTCAGTCTATGACAATATGGCATTCGGTCTCAAAATCAGAAAATATCCAAAAGCAGACATTGAGTCCCGCGTCAAAGAAGCGGCTCAAATCCTGGATATTGAGGAACTTCTTGAAAGAAAACCAAAAGCCCTTTCAGGTGGTCAGAGACAGCGTGTAGCCGTTGGACGTGCCATTGTTAGAAAGCCTAAGGTATTCCTTTTTGACGAACCTCTATCCAACCTTGATGCCAAGTTGAGAGTTCAGATGAGAGCCGAAATCGGCGCCCTCCACTCCAGACTATCAGCCACAATGATCTACGTAACACATGACCAGATTGAAGCCATGACTATGGGTGACAAGATTGTCGTTATGAAAGGCGGAATCATTCAGCAGATAGGGTCTCCTTTGAAACTGTATAACGAACCAATCAACAGATTTGTTGCCGGATTTATCGGTTCACCACCCATGAATGTTGCCGTTGCCAAGGTAACGGAAGAAAATGGAAAGATTGTCGTTTCAGAAGAAGGCATTAAAGTCACCATTGACGACAATAGAATGGAAACTCTTAAAGCCTATGTCGGCAAAGAGCTTCTCATGGGAATCAGACCCGAAGATCTGAACTTTACAACGACACCAGTTGAAAATAATATGAGTGCAAAAGTTGTGGTAGTTGAGCCTCTCGGTAACGAAACTCAGCTGCATATCAACACTGGTTCTCATACTTTCACAACAAAGAATGATCCTACCATTTCGGTAAAGGTCGGCGACACCGTCAACTTTACTCCCCGACTTGAAAAACTTCATTTCTTTGATCTTGAAACAGAAAGATCACTTTTCTTCACAGAAGACTGA
- a CDS encoding extracellular solute-binding protein produces the protein MIQKLKKVTPVLILLLMIGCSKLDRTLTIYSDSVETAELVNLFNQTQSLYKASYIYRPEESNLSINPGEHDIVISHSLQGYLDKMLSLDDLRDTDFVNSIYPEILKMGISGTSLKTIPLSLDIPVVLTKDLQNDKKFISWEEFGIESKSFNVLKEERLTQSGFSPLWSETFLSAFYRSRIPSISKELDGNEFRGFAEAAQELSEWIQDINGSLELDKDFSEKYRYIPDYRLILTGRTGYSVMPLSQWSLLPDSVSRELKIQPLVINEGLQNIETLAVGIPQTSKNPEGAKAFLTWLLEEKTWEDYLLLTGRNRDEGFAFLGGISSSESLNAGLLLEAYPWTEPLIPRKGEFAKQSVLPPQWRLLWNDLLLPLVKESIAHPSIEKDMSNEYRKWLLLHPDPWDS, from the coding sequence ATGATTCAGAAGCTGAAAAAAGTAACTCCAGTACTCATACTTCTCCTAATGATAGGATGCTCAAAGCTGGACAGGACCCTCACCATTTATTCTGACTCTGTTGAAACAGCAGAACTCGTCAATCTATTCAATCAGACTCAGTCCCTCTACAAGGCGTCCTATATCTATAGACCGGAAGAGAGCAACTTGTCCATCAATCCGGGAGAACATGATATTGTCATCAGCCATTCCCTCCAGGGGTATCTGGATAAAATGCTTAGCCTGGATGACCTGAGGGATACCGATTTTGTAAACTCAATCTATCCTGAAATACTGAAGATGGGGATATCCGGAACCTCTCTTAAAACGATTCCACTCTCACTGGATATTCCTGTTGTTCTGACAAAGGATCTGCAGAATGACAAAAAATTCATCTCGTGGGAAGAATTTGGGATCGAATCTAAAAGTTTCAATGTCTTGAAAGAAGAAAGGCTGACACAGAGTGGATTTTCACCCCTTTGGTCAGAAACGTTCCTATCTGCCTTCTATCGATCCAGAATCCCCTCAATCTCCAAGGAGTTGGATGGAAACGAGTTTAGAGGTTTCGCTGAAGCAGCCCAGGAACTAAGCGAATGGATTCAAGATATAAACGGCAGCCTTGAGTTGGACAAAGATTTTAGTGAAAAGTACCGATACATCCCCGATTACCGCCTCATCCTGACAGGGAGAACGGGCTATTCAGTCATGCCTTTGTCTCAATGGTCCCTTCTCCCGGACAGTGTCAGCCGGGAACTGAAAATACAACCCCTTGTTATAAACGAAGGACTACAAAATATTGAAACCCTCGCTGTAGGGATACCTCAGACATCGAAAAATCCCGAAGGAGCAAAAGCCTTCCTCACATGGCTCCTTGAAGAAAAAACCTGGGAGGACTACCTGCTTCTGACCGGCAGAAACAGAGATGAAGGCTTTGCCTTTTTAGGAGGCATATCTTCCAGTGAGTCCCTCAATGCGGGCCTGCTTCTGGAGGCTTATCCCTGGACGGAACCTCTGATTCCACGAAAGGGTGAATTTGCCAAACAGTCGGTTCTGCCACCCCAATGGAGGCTCCTGTGGAATGATCTTCTACTCCCTCTTGTAAAAGAAAGTATCGCTCATCCTTCTATTGAAAAAGACATGAGCAATGAATACAGAAAATGGCTTTTACTCCACCCGGACCCCTGGGATTCTTAA
- a CDS encoding TIGR01212 family radical SAM protein (This family includes YhcC from E. coli K-12, an uncharacterized radical SAM protein.) yields MLFRQYSQYLREKYGETVYRIGVDGGFSCPNRGSDRNAPGCAYCDVYGVRAAYLGEETQSLEAQILRSIAVLKKRYKAETYILYFQAYSSTWGSVSHLKKIYDHGLSLGNFVELVVSTRPDCINEKIADLLGSYVRPNFDVWVELGLQSAQEETLKRINRGHSVEQFERAYHLLRAVGVKIAVHLIFGLPGEDRDLIMKSVDYLASLKPEAVKFHNLHIPTGSPLYAEYEAGELSFPDSGRHIHYVVDALERIPEETIIMRMTTDTPRLRHRVPGVFLNKSSTYEQVQAELERRGSRQGSQYHPNRV; encoded by the coding sequence GTGTTATTCAGACAGTACAGTCAATATCTCAGAGAGAAATACGGTGAGACCGTGTATCGGATTGGTGTGGACGGTGGATTTTCATGTCCAAATCGAGGTTCCGACAGAAATGCTCCTGGCTGTGCCTATTGTGATGTTTATGGAGTTCGGGCCGCGTATTTGGGAGAGGAAACACAATCTCTGGAAGCCCAGATCCTCCGATCAATCGCTGTCCTGAAAAAACGCTACAAAGCGGAAACATATATCCTTTATTTTCAGGCCTATTCCAGTACTTGGGGATCTGTCTCACATTTAAAAAAGATCTATGATCACGGTCTTTCCCTTGGAAACTTCGTTGAGCTGGTCGTTTCTACCAGGCCGGATTGTATTAATGAGAAAATTGCTGATCTCCTGGGGTCTTATGTGAGGCCCAATTTTGATGTTTGGGTTGAGTTGGGACTCCAATCGGCTCAGGAAGAAACATTAAAGAGGATCAATCGGGGCCATTCGGTGGAACAGTTTGAACGGGCTTATCACCTGCTTCGGGCCGTCGGCGTTAAAATTGCAGTGCATCTTATATTCGGCCTGCCCGGAGAAGATCGGGACCTCATTATGAAGAGTGTTGACTACCTGGCCTCTTTGAAGCCGGAAGCTGTTAAATTTCATAATCTTCATATCCCTACTGGCTCTCCTTTGTATGCAGAGTATGAGGCGGGAGAACTGTCCTTTCCAGACAGTGGACGTCATATACATTATGTTGTTGATGCCCTGGAAAGGATTCCAGAAGAAACAATCATTATGAGGATGACCACCGATACACCCAGGCTCCGCCACAGAGTTCCAGGTGTCTTTTTAAATAAGTCCTCTACATACGAACAGGTGCAAGCCGAATTAGAACGTCGAGGGTCCAGACAGGGCTCGCAATATCATCCTAATAGGGTTTGA
- a CDS encoding epoxyqueuosine reductase, with protein MVPPGDLKEKVLKDAGFPLNSTIIIAFFPFADTPPDERTSIAPFALKNHYKDLVIRMREALKSAGEPFSNLKRKEIRFFSNSRLPEKQMAKESGLGFIGKNTLLINKTFGSRGLLAGMILPLALNPSDEADSGKLKPGINSCGNCRLCEKSCPGGALEDYRLDREKCLQHWTSSDGPIPDRLKKEWGVRIYGCTICQDVCPWNRNLPRGNSITRGLIDPVPSLDFFLSHTEEEIKEFFRGSAMGMSWFKGRHMIRNALISTVSTEDSPPLDHIEAHGLSEDDGIKDAALWALKRLKRDQER; from the coding sequence TTGGTTCCACCGGGAGATCTGAAAGAAAAAGTTCTCAAGGATGCGGGATTCCCACTGAATAGTACAATTATCATCGCGTTTTTCCCCTTTGCAGACACTCCCCCCGACGAAAGGACCTCCATTGCTCCCTTTGCATTGAAGAATCACTACAAGGATCTTGTGATCCGGATGAGGGAAGCCCTCAAATCTGCGGGTGAACCCTTTTCAAATCTAAAAAGGAAGGAAATCCGTTTTTTTTCAAATTCCCGGCTCCCTGAAAAACAGATGGCCAAAGAATCTGGCCTTGGATTCATTGGAAAAAATACCCTCTTGATCAACAAAACCTTTGGAAGCCGAGGACTCTTAGCCGGCATGATCCTTCCCCTTGCCCTGAATCCTTCCGATGAAGCCGATTCAGGAAAACTGAAACCGGGAATCAATTCTTGCGGCAACTGCCGTCTCTGTGAAAAGTCATGTCCCGGGGGGGCCCTTGAAGACTACCGCCTAGACAGGGAAAAATGTCTCCAACACTGGACCAGCAGCGATGGACCCATTCCAGACAGATTAAAAAAGGAATGGGGAGTGCGCATTTACGGCTGTACCATATGCCAGGATGTTTGTCCCTGGAACAGAAACCTTCCCAGGGGAAACAGCATTACCAGAGGCCTCATAGACCCCGTTCCGTCTCTGGATTTCTTTCTGAGTCATACAGAGGAAGAGATCAAGGAGTTTTTCAGAGGGTCTGCCATGGGTATGAGTTGGTTTAAGGGACGGCATATGATAAGAAATGCCTTAATATCGACTGTTTCAACAGAGGATTCTCCCCCATTGGATCATATTGAGGCTCATGGACTCTCAGAGGATGACGGAATCAAAGATGCAGCCCTATGGGCCTTGAAACGGCTTAAGCGAGACCAGGAACGGTAG
- a CDS encoding DUF5312 family protein, whose translation MGLIDKVLNLFVSIGDADRDKKRFLREIKKDLKKRSRYFKVKGNTAEPALAKLFYDIYKEIGPAQVLLEALQGSGAIKSIIVEHFLSKSQLEILDSLSEENIRKRCKNNKNLKALRDQIKAEIIEIYTFFDMPLSRKINELYGALMIMQEFIRFDYYFLLKKFDSLLPERDFGYNTRFDSINGEYILDDLKDFNTLLPSIDLDAEWDIILDILAQYRNMEVISRDGWKKVLQIIKEFRKTKIINLVIVHLEEDPSYDVVPELNSYEIVEDYLSQIKNTAENTLLTIVGERKKGQRDSLLMSVFGTTSVVRLKYYTERSNMAFSKRIDSGYLYVEPLNYLKAFYLDYYKGPIRMVVDKLLITGKWTTSLASQQFSESYHQLMTLSDNLLQFDNKLADETELGGKLKRLAKAADRDRNALDAMRNVLKGINSEALGVLNESVQNLFSIGKNLKRCIDDFKAPKHELVVNWKEIEMMSEISILEEMSEIYKKIYYFLQLMQYYLKED comes from the coding sequence ATGGGTTTAATTGATAAGGTTCTCAATCTTTTTGTGAGTATCGGTGATGCCGATAGAGATAAGAAACGCTTCCTTAGGGAGATCAAAAAAGATCTGAAAAAGAGAAGCCGTTATTTCAAAGTCAAAGGGAATACGGCAGAACCAGCTCTGGCAAAGTTATTTTATGACATATATAAAGAGATTGGACCTGCCCAGGTCCTCCTGGAGGCGCTCCAAGGTTCGGGTGCTATCAAATCTATCATTGTAGAACACTTCCTTTCAAAATCGCAGTTGGAAATCCTAGACAGTCTGAGTGAAGAAAATATCCGAAAGCGGTGTAAAAACAACAAGAATCTTAAGGCTTTGAGAGATCAGATCAAGGCAGAAATCATTGAGATTTATACATTCTTTGATATGCCTTTGTCCCGGAAGATCAATGAGTTATACGGTGCCCTGATGATCATGCAGGAATTTATCCGCTTTGACTATTACTTCCTTTTGAAGAAATTTGATTCACTCCTTCCCGAGCGTGATTTCGGATATAATACGAGGTTTGACAGCATTAATGGGGAGTATATTCTAGACGATCTGAAGGATTTCAATACCCTTTTGCCTTCCATCGATTTGGATGCTGAATGGGATATCATCCTCGATATTCTGGCGCAATACAGAAATATGGAAGTCATCTCCAGAGACGGATGGAAGAAGGTTCTCCAAATCATTAAAGAGTTTAGGAAAACAAAGATCATCAATCTTGTGATTGTTCATCTGGAAGAGGACCCCTCCTATGATGTTGTTCCCGAATTAAACTCGTATGAAATTGTAGAAGATTATTTAAGCCAGATAAAAAATACGGCAGAAAACACTCTCTTGACTATTGTGGGGGAGAGAAAGAAGGGGCAGCGAGATTCTCTTCTTATGAGTGTGTTTGGCACTACGTCAGTTGTGAGGCTCAAGTATTATACAGAAAGAAGCAATATGGCGTTTTCAAAACGCATAGATTCGGGATATCTCTATGTTGAACCACTGAATTATCTGAAGGCCTTCTACCTGGATTACTATAAAGGACCCATTCGAATGGTGGTGGATAAGCTTCTTATCACCGGAAAATGGACGACGAGTCTTGCGTCTCAGCAATTTTCTGAATCTTATCACCAGCTTATGACTCTGTCGGATAATCTTCTTCAGTTTGATAATAAACTGGCAGATGAGACAGAACTCGGCGGGAAGCTGAAACGCTTGGCTAAAGCAGCCGACAGAGATCGCAATGCTCTGGATGCCATGAGAAATGTTCTGAAAGGTATTAATTCTGAAGCATTGGGTGTCCTAAACGAATCCGTTCAGAATTTGTTCTCCATTGGTAAGAATCTTAAGCGCTGCATCGATGACTTTAAGGCTCCCAAGCATGAGCTTGTGGTGAACTGGAAAGAGATCGAGATGATGAGTGAAATATCAATTTTGGAAGAAATGTCTGAAATTTATAAGAAGATCTATTATTTTCTACAGCTCATGCAGTATTATCTGAAAGAGGACTGA
- the ychF gene encoding redox-regulated ATPase YchF yields MSLNCGIVGLPNVGKSTIFSALTAAPAEAANYPFCTIDPNIGIVSVPDPRLDKIAEMVPADKVIPAVVEFVDIAGLVKGASKGEGLGNKFLANIREVGMIVHVVRCFENDDIVHVENRINPADDIEVINIELALADLSSIENRLSKNERFTRAGDKSVREKALALRPLLERLQIHLGEGKPARGMAMTDDERSLVQELQLITMKKQIYLCNVDEEGIQEESHFVAQVKKIAEEENTEVVVLCGKLEADIAALDDPEERAIFLEEAGIKESGLSSLVRTTYKALGLRTFFTVGGVENKAWTFREGMRAPQAAGVIHTDFEKGFIKADVYHCDDLFSAGSEAAIKAAGKMRMEGKEYLVKDGDVMFFKFNV; encoded by the coding sequence ATGAGTTTGAATTGCGGTATTGTCGGGCTTCCCAATGTTGGAAAGTCCACTATTTTTTCCGCTTTGACAGCTGCCCCGGCAGAAGCTGCGAATTATCCGTTTTGTACAATTGATCCTAATATCGGCATCGTCAGTGTGCCTGATCCGCGCTTGGATAAAATTGCCGAAATGGTTCCTGCTGACAAAGTCATTCCCGCTGTTGTCGAATTTGTCGATATCGCCGGTCTGGTCAAGGGCGCTTCCAAAGGTGAGGGGCTGGGTAACAAGTTTCTAGCCAACATTCGGGAAGTCGGTATGATTGTCCATGTTGTGCGTTGTTTTGAGAACGACGACATTGTCCATGTTGAAAACAGGATCAACCCCGCAGATGACATTGAAGTCATCAACATCGAATTGGCATTGGCGGATTTGAGCAGTATTGAAAATAGGTTGTCCAAGAATGAGCGGTTTACCAGAGCCGGAGACAAGTCCGTCCGTGAAAAGGCTCTCGCTCTGAGGCCTCTATTGGAAAGGCTTCAGATTCATCTGGGAGAAGGAAAGCCGGCGAGAGGGATGGCAATGACCGACGACGAGCGGTCTCTGGTTCAGGAACTGCAGCTCATTACCATGAAAAAACAGATCTACCTGTGTAATGTGGATGAAGAGGGCATTCAGGAAGAATCACATTTTGTGGCTCAGGTTAAAAAAATTGCCGAAGAGGAAAACACAGAAGTGGTTGTGCTCTGCGGAAAACTGGAAGCGGATATTGCTGCTCTGGATGACCCTGAAGAACGGGCTATTTTTCTGGAAGAAGCCGGGATAAAAGAATCCGGGCTGAGCAGCCTTGTGAGAACCACTTATAAGGCTTTAGGACTCAGGACTTTCTTTACTGTGGGTGGTGTTGAAAATAAGGCTTGGACCTTCCGGGAGGGCATGAGAGCTCCCCAGGCGGCCGGAGTCATTCATACAGATTTTGAGAAGGGATTCATCAAGGCAGATGTCTATCATTGTGACGACCTCTTCTCCGCCGGTAGCGAAGCAGCCATAAAGGCCGCGGGAAAGATGCGGATGGAAGGAAAAGAGTACCTTGTCAAAGACGGGGATGTCATGTTTTTCAAATTCAATGTTTGA
- a CDS encoding FecR family protein, whose amino-acid sequence MKITTRILPFIIFLFLSLPIWSEVSAIIVDLDGEVIISRNGIFLDESEIDYGTELFSHDILQTGLNGYVELSIQSPVSSDLSVKVLEGTTLFLEHTLKRQHPETSLTLHRGAVQTKAASLIQGASFNIKTDSSVMGIRGTTFTVTTSPDTAILVSCREGSVVCTTDGNESLIQPGKIYETNTMGQFRVNPIPPEEIDQYTINWKKARLDALANNGILSLEHYASLYLQMAPGFLESYAELTAKQDIFQKWETIIREGRTMSMGEATRDKIALSNGIIRLRSRLPVMEHIFYTLYDLTALLESSGKDTNELSDTANRTLMIYSKRQQEFVEKLTKARYYFKVFLEIDKQASGHSLMPSSDLMDDFLLDDTFFITPPAPGQSAGSSR is encoded by the coding sequence ATGAAAATTACTACTCGAATCCTACCTTTTATAATATTTCTCTTTCTATCACTCCCTATTTGGAGCGAAGTTTCTGCGATTATTGTAGATTTGGATGGAGAGGTCATTATTTCCCGCAATGGTATCTTCCTAGATGAATCAGAAATTGACTATGGAACAGAATTATTCTCCCACGACATATTGCAAACCGGTCTGAACGGCTATGTGGAACTTTCCATACAATCACCCGTCTCTTCAGATCTATCGGTTAAAGTCCTGGAAGGAACCACCCTGTTTTTGGAACACACCCTCAAAAGACAACATCCAGAAACATCCCTCACCCTCCACAGAGGTGCAGTTCAAACAAAAGCCGCCTCTTTAATACAGGGCGCCAGTTTCAACATAAAAACAGATTCTTCTGTTATGGGGATCAGAGGGACAACCTTTACGGTGACCACATCTCCGGATACTGCCATACTCGTCAGTTGCAGAGAAGGGTCAGTTGTCTGCACTACAGACGGAAATGAGTCTTTAATTCAACCAGGCAAGATTTACGAAACGAATACAATGGGACAATTCAGGGTCAACCCGATCCCTCCCGAAGAAATAGATCAGTATACAATAAACTGGAAAAAAGCTCGTCTTGATGCACTGGCCAACAACGGAATCTTGTCTCTGGAACACTATGCCAGCCTCTACCTTCAAATGGCCCCTGGCTTTTTGGAATCCTATGCGGAACTCACAGCCAAACAGGATATCTTTCAAAAATGGGAAACTATTATTCGTGAGGGACGTACAATGTCTATGGGAGAGGCAACCAGAGATAAGATTGCCCTGAGCAATGGCATCATCCGCCTTCGGTCCCGACTCCCCGTCATGGAGCACATTTTTTATACCCTTTATGACCTAACAGCCTTACTGGAAAGCTCCGGAAAAGACACAAACGAGTTATCCGACACAGCAAATAGAACCTTGATGATTTACAGTAAAAGACAGCAGGAATTCGTCGAAAAGCTCACAAAAGCCAGGTACTATTTCAAGGTATTTTTGGAAATAGATAAACAAGCCTCAGGCCACAGCCTGATGCCCTCTTCTGACCTGATGGATGATTTTCTTCTGGATGATACTTTTTTCATCACCCCCCCCGCACCCGGTCAATCTGCGGGTTCTTCTAGATAA